Below is a window of Prionailurus viverrinus isolate Anna chromosome A1, UM_Priviv_1.0, whole genome shotgun sequence DNA.
TTGATTAATGTGCTGTCAATCCATTCTAAGGATATTTTATCATGTTATAGGTAGGACTTACCCAGAATAAAATCAGttaggtgataaaaaaaaattattctcatttaaCTTCTAGTTACTCTCTACTTCTTCTAGCAATTActgcttatatatatttattagtaGTAATATCAAGTACTAAATAAGCATAATTTCTGTTACAATCTAAATCATTAACAAATGAGTAATAAGGTGGAGTCTGTCACTGCCCTGAGCATGCCATTAAAGACCAGaaaaagtggcttaaaacaaatttgaaaggaaagtgaatgttatttttctgttttcttaaatttacaaAATCAGAGTTTTTGTTATTTGACTGTCATCTAAAAAAGGAGGGAGAATTCATTGTAAGTTAGGGGCAGAGGGTAACAGTTTTTCAGGTAGAGAAGTCTAGTTTGTGTGCAAAGACCTGGAGGGAAGAGGTGGTTATAGACTCTTTGTTCATTGTGGCTAAAGTTAGAGAACACCGTATAAAAGAAGATACTTCagtgaaagaaaagtaaatagggATGAGAGCAGCCTGGAGCTTTGCGCATGGGTTCTGGCCATGTGAATTTGAACAATGCTATAATCTCCCAGACTCCGTTTTCTCATTGGTAAAAGGATCTAATAAAAGCTACCTTGCTCCTTGCAGTAAAGGTGAAGTATATTAAAGCTTCTAGCATGCTTTCTGATAcatgacactttttaaaaatatttacaaataattttaaatggtgTTTATTTGGTGGAAAAATTTATCATTGGaccatagaattaaaaaaaaaaaaagttgcctcaTATTTTAAGGGCACATATCCTAAATTACTCATTTTTCTTGATTGGCCAAAATTACAGTGGCATTGTGAAAATTTAGTGGGCTAATCGGTCAGAATTTTGTTATTACCCAATGTTTAGAAAGGCCAGATTGGTATTAGGTTGTAAGTCCTTTTATCCTGCTTGATGCAAACTGCATGCTTCTATTGTGTCGAGATGGCTTTGGAAATGCATATACAGAATACTCTGTGGGTAGTCTGGAgaaatttttttggaatagttttaagGTCATTACTTTGAGTTTTTCTCCCAGTTTTGTAAATTTAACTAAAACATGTGTATCAGTTCTATAGATTTTTATAACTTACAAACTACATataactattataaaaataacacattttttaaaactggaaaataagaaGTTGAGTTCACATCACCCAAGCTAACTGCAgtcaatatttttatgtatgtatgtatgtatgtatgtatgtatgtatgtatttttaagcaGTCAATATTTTAGAGAATTTCCTTCCAATCATTCTCTATTTACATAGGATAATTTTAAACACAGATGCGTTTGTTTAATTATCAAAGTAGGACAgcttcatgattaaaaaaaaaaagagagaagtaaaagTTGAAGACCTTCTTCCCCACCCTTTCTCCACTTCCCAGAGGTAGTTACTATTAAtagctgcttttgttttttcattcatagATGACTTCCTGTGTGAATCTTACAGCAATCCGGAATCAGAGGATGCAACAAATGTACTTGATAGATATTGATTGGCTTTTTTATGTCAATCTCTTTGAGATTAGCAGTATGAGTAAAAATTTAAGTGTGATTCCAGTTAAAATGTAGCCATTTTTATGTTAATGTAGTCATTCATTCCTCAGTTACTAATCATTCTTTCTACAGTGGCTGCCTTGGATCTTAGTATTTTTCATCCTTCATAGCTTTGGCTGACCTGGAGTAAGACTGTCCCTAAAATGTTTCACTGTTACTTCCAGTTTGCAGCACAGATGTGTTTCTCTGTTACGTGTACCatgctgttttataattttatgacagTATGACTTTTTGGGGTgtataaaattaacaaatttaaatcCTCTTATCAGGATTTATGATTCTTTTCCCTTTAGAGCTTTCAGTCCTAGGCAGATAGTATTCTCCTATCCAGGTTCTAACCAGGCTCAACCCTCCCTAGCTTCCAAGCTCAGAGGAGACCAGGGCACCTTCAGGGTGGTATGGCTATAGACTGGGCAGGCAGTGTTCTGTGTTGATTAAATGAATGCCTGGTTTTCGATTAGAAGCCAAATATATCTTTCCTCCTTATTTAACATGacataaatacaaatgaatatattttaaatttttaaaaatatatttatttacattttgagagagagggggacagagaatccgaagcctGCTcgagctgacagcagcgagcctgatgcggggctcgaactcatgaaccatgagatcatgacctgagcagaagttggacactcaaccgactgagccaccaaatgaatatgttttaaatattcatgatAAATATAGCTTAATGGACATCCatagacatacagatggcaagaTTATCTGTTAAAATAGGGATGTGATCTTCAGTTCAACAAATAAAACTTGAGTGTCTTTGGGTTAGCCAGGTACAGTGCTAGGCGATGGGATTAAAAAGATGATTAAGACACAGTTCCTTCCCTTGACTTGTGGGTCGGTTTTAATTCTTTCTGGTTTCTAGATCAAATTGAATATAGAGAAGGGCATAGACTAAGGATTTTGGAGAAAGTGGAGAACAGAGAGGGAAGTAGTTTGGAGTACTTGAGTGACCTTTATTAAAAGTGTAGAATCAGATGAAGAATAGGTATGCTATAGAAGAGTCCATTGATTTCTGTGGCCTCAGACTTTGGAAAGCATATGACTTAAACTCATAGGTGTTGAGTACATTCTACCAAGAGTCTTTTAattcaatatatttcttattaaaccTATCTAGGACCTTATTTTTGACCAACCATATTATCGTTAGAGTTTCTTTGCCAGGCCGAGAAGCAGAGTGATGGAAAGTAGCCCTTTAACTGGGAAAGTCTTTTCTTACAGAACCTGACTGTGTGAGATTAATGGCACTGTTCATGTGACATAACATGCTTTCTGTTGGTTTTATAAGATCTCAATTGATGGTCCAGGAACATGTGATCATTCTTCAAGGAGAAATACTCAAGGCACCTTAGTTTCAAACTTCAGATAGTGTTAGACTGGTAGATAACTTATAATATATTCTTGAGGTAAgaaatgatgcatttttttttaacgttttatttatttttgagacagagagagagcatgaatgggggaggggcagagagagagggagacacagaatcggaagcaggctccaggctctgagccatcagcccagagcctgacgcggggctcgaactcacggaccgcgagatcgtgacctgagctgaagtcggacgcccaaccgactgagccacccaggcgccccaaatgatgcatttttaatacatttttttttcctctcctcctttttttcccctctcacctAAAACTTATTTTGTGATGGTGTACTTTTGTAAATCATCAGCTTCATTCAACACAAACATATATTAAGACTTTATTGGGAAATTGACATTATTcacattactttttctttttccctctgcagTAGATTAGggtctgacattttattttcctgtgaaatcttaagagtttaaaaaaatactaatcttCTGTTATACTCGTTTTACCAGGTATGAGAGACAGTGAAGTCGAGTGGGTTTCATTGTGTACTAGAGGTCAGGAAGCCAGTTTACTTCTAGCATTTTCTGGCATTCATATAATCACTTGGACTCTTTTGGCTTTATGTACTTTTTGCTTATTGATGTATTTTGGCTTTATGTACTTTTTGCTCATTGATGTAATTTGTGATATCTATCTTTAAACCTCAGGCGTCATTTTTGGTAAGTAGGATAAACTGTGTTGATCATCTAAtataattgtttatttgagagaactTAAAATATGTCTTCTTAAAAGTCATTGTAGTGAAAATGAGTTTAACATATCAACCAAGCTAAGCTGTATGTGTTTGGTGAAGTCCTGGCTTATTATGTTTAATCCCAAAGTAATGGATTTTGAAAAGGATTTTGCTTAatataaacttttaatgtttgttaattgatataaataaattgcTATCTCTTCTCACCCTATTCGTGGAAAACCTTTACTTTTCTTGCTGAACATTAGTAATAAGTATACCTTGCATTCACTTTATTTATTAGATGTGCAGTAATACATGTTATTTCCCTGTTAATGTtgcaatgtttgtttgttttcaacttttaCCAGTTTCTCAAACAATTAGGTCTACATCCTAACTGGCAGTTTGTTGATGTATATGGAATGGATCCTGAACTTCTTAGCATGGTACCAAGACCAGTGTGTGCAGTGTTACTTCTCTTCCCTATTACAGAAAAGGTACTTGTTAACTGAGATGAAGTCTCTGGTAAATGTAATGTTCTCTTTCAATGTTGAGTTAAAAACATGGTCTGCTTTAAGAATAAATGACTCCCTTCTTGCATAAAATGAGGAaatctaggggcccctgggtggctcagtcggttgagcgtccaactttggctcaggtcatgatctcatggtttgtgagttcaggccccgcgtcaggctctgtgctaacagctcggagcctggagcctgctttggattctgtgtctccatctctctcccccttccctgcttgggctctgtctctctctctcaaaagtaaataaacatttttacaatttttaaaaaatatgaggaTATCTAAAAGacatcttaggggcacctgggtggctcattcggttgactgtccagctcttggtttcagctcaggtcatgatcccagggtccttggatcaagccctacatcgggctgagtgtggagcctgcttgggattctctctctctctctctctctctctctccctctccctctccctctccctcaccctcaccctcaccctctccctctccctctttcccttccccccactcacatgctctctctctctaaaattaaaaacataaaggacaTCTTAGAAACTTAGTTTTATTAAAGAGCTGATATTTAGattttgatttataaattcaCAATAAAGCCCTgaattagactttaaaaaattttttttttttcaacgtttttatttatttttgggacagagcgagacagagcatgaacggggaaggggcagagagagagagggagacacagaattggaaacaggctccaggctctgagccatcagcccagagcccgacgcggggctcgaactcacggaccgcgagatcgtgacctggctgaagtcggacgcttaaccgactgcgccacccaggcgcccctagacttttaAACTTgggtagttttcttcttttataaaatatgattagTTTGCCTCAGTGTGTTTCGGTATCACATTTAGTCACATTTTGATGTATATACTTTAGGAATGTTAAGTACTAGAATAATCTTAAATCTGTCTTAGagaaggtataaataaataatattcacattttaagtATATGTGTAATTGTTTCCAATCCATAATTAAAAACAAGTCTTTAAGGAGGAAGGTATAATTAATGATAGGGGTTACATTATTTTCAGAATAAACTTGATATATGTGGAAATCATTAAGTTTAAACAGCTTAATTGGCAGGTTTAGGATGTGTTGGGGATTATAATTACCTATTTTTAGAGTTTGATATTTAATTTCAAATCTCCATATTTCAGCCTTTTCTTAGAATGTCATATAGATATATGCATTTTGAAACCAACATTTTTAAGTTCATTGTGAAACAGCTTTTGAGACTATATCcttctgatttctatttttaaacttaacaaTAGGATGAACTTAGTAGCTGTGAAAGATGAAGAAGTGAATGTTTGGGAAGATGTGGGAGAAGTGTTGGTGACTTTCTCATATACATGCTCAGGCCATGGTATTTTTCAGGAATAAATGGAGCCAAGTCTCACAGAAATTAAGAATTAGGCTTTGTTCAGTCCTAGAAATTTCTGGATAATTTTCTTTATGCCATAACTAAGTAGCCTCAgtttaatataaacaaaaaatactgaaatagttCTCTTTTCTAGTTAAAGTTCTAccaaacaaattatttaattaaagaaggggtatttcttggggcacctgggcggctcagtccgttaagcgtctgactcttgattttggcttatgtcatgatctcatggtttcatgagttcaagccccatgccacgtcaggctctgcgttggtggtacagagcctgcttgggattctctgtcttcctctctctatccctccccctctcgcactatctctgtctctgtcaaataaataaatttaaaaaatttttaaaaagaagggataTTTCTTCATATTTGCTGTTTGTAATATAGAATTCAAAGTTCTTAATTTCTTAGTGATTATCCATTATTAGACCAAACTACTTTTAATGGTGAGGTTGTAATTATTCTGAAATTTGAGGAGGGGTTAGGACACTTAAGTTTACTCTCTTAGTCCaatgttattctcattttttgttgttgttgttgttactaaaGTAGGCCAATAGCTATCCCAGGACCCcaactgtaaaaaataataaaaagaaaagaaaaaaaaaaagcttaaagctTAGGCTTTCTTAGTTGGTGTTATACAAATGTGAGTTTATGGTCCAAGTTGGAAATTTCCCAAAACATTGAGATGTAtgacctacctttttttttttttccttattaaagaataaattggaTTTGGTCTCCTTCATGTAGTGGgtcatcagtttttaaaaaagcatgttgTCCTTATCAGTAGGACTCTTCATTTAGTGGATAACCCGTACTGAAAAGGTCATTGAACCCATTgttagaaaaaaacccacaattctaaaatattaaagcGAAGAATATAATGGCATCTTCCATGTTTGGTTGTTTCTTACAATTTGGCATATTTCCATTTCAGTTCATAAGGGACATATTAAAGTCACTCAAAGGGTATCTAGTGGATGTTTTAGGAGATACAAAGTGTTTCAGTCTTCTGTGTTCTGATTTAGAAAGTGATTATGTAATTGCACATGGCTAAAGCAAACTAATACCAAAAGAACTGTCATGGATACTTCGTTACTCTTTAAAGAAAGTCAGTTATGGTGATTTAAATGTGTGCCTCATTGTAGTGTATACTCACCAATGAATTGCAAGGGAAGAggctataaatttctctctgaTATTTTTGTCTCTTGACCCTGTGTTTTCACTTTAGTCTGCTGTTAATAACTTTTTCTCCTATGCTTGCTCTGTgtcattttaggatttttcttcttaaatattaaatCTTGAGAAGTTGCCAAATCTCATTTTGCTTTGTCAGCAAAGAACACTGATATTAAACAACGGTAAACTAAGCTGTAGGACCATATAAACATTTCAGCATAAGCTTACTATATTGAATCTTTTACAGTTTTTATCAGTTAAAGTcatatgaatgaattaatgattcagaatttattctgaaaatgtaaattaaaaatttgattttgaagcaaattcataaaaattattatttttattaatgtttattattttttttttttgagagagagagagagagagagagagagagagagagagagagagaaagagacagagcacaagtgggagaggggcggagagagagggagacacagaatccaaagcaggctccaggctcggaactgtcagcacagagcccgacacggggctcaaactcatgagtcatgagatctcgacctgagctgaagtcagatgcttaattggctgagccactcaagtgcccccataaaaatgatgttttaaggCATATATACATTTGTTGTTAGAGGCAGTTTCTGAATTATGGGTTTACTGTAGACATCATTTGTCTCCTTAATTGCAAGGATCAGCCATCTTTTTCTGTGGAGGGCCAGATAATGAAGATTTTCAACTTTGCAGGCCTACAGAGTCTGTGGTAAAACTATTGTACTTTGCTTTTTAGtgtgaaaacagccatagacaatacaaaaataaaacttttcttatGAGAACAGGCAGCGGACCAGATTTGGCCACTAGGCTATAGTTTGCAGATTTCCTACTTTATTGGATTCTGAACATTAtagaacaaaacaataaaatcatctttctactctctccctcctccttctcatcactcattttttaacctctttattattttttaaccttttttttacaattaggaaaatgagacacagagtCATTAAGTAActtgtgaaataataataatcacacaGCAAGTAATAATGGAGCCAGGATGTGGGCTTAGGCAGTCAGGTGTAGAGCACACACTTCTGACATTTATTATTCccatattgtttttaaatcagttatTAGAGATAATGGTGAACGTTTGTTATGAATACAATATGCTAAGAATTTGTTAGTACAGTATGATTTAACAatatagaaatgtaaagaaaagagtGTTTTATTCTAAAGATGAGGTACAAGTCCTTCAGTAATCTATGGTCGCAGAGATAACCTGTTACATTTTTGTATACTCTTTCAGATTTTTCAATGCatacataaagtatattttttaaaaacataaatgagaaCCATGGTAATATATATTGACCTAGAACCACCCTATAATCATGGACAGATTTCTGAGTCAgaatatataaatctattttattcttttttaagtgctttatagGATTCCATTAAGATATGCTGTAGTATGTTAACCAAATGCCCATTAATGGGTATTTAGAAGTTTCCTGGTTTTGTGTTTGAGTACTTTTTAACGTATTGTTTTCATAAGTAgactattgactttttttttaatagtatgaaGTATTCAGAacggaggaggaggaaaaaataaagtctcaggGACAAGATGTTACGTCATCAGTATATTTCATGAAGCAAACAATCAGCAATGCCTGCGGAACAATTGGACTCATCCATGCTATTGCCAACAATAAAGAGAAGATGCActttggtaaataattttttattactgcTTGTCCAtcacctccccccaaccccagccacCAGAAGTCATGAGTTGACTTATTGAGCAGTAGGTGGTGCTGtggttctttcttttaaagtatcaaataaagcattttcctttctttttcttctttttttcccctagtggGAATGTATATACTGTTAGAAGAAATATTAATCTTTCCCATTCTTTTATAATGTTGATAAAAAGAGGTTTCACAAAAACCTTAAAGCCTATCATTTATCCCAGTATTCTTATATTCCCAACTTAGCAGTGAAAGggtttttatctaaaaaaaaaaaaagagcatgctTCTAGTATTTTCATATATCAGTGTCTTTGAGATAACAAACCTtctcaattttatcttctttaatattCTCAGAATCTGGATCAACCTTGAAAAAATTCCTAGAGGAGTCTGTGTCAATGAGCCCTGAAGAACGAGCCAGATACCTAGAGAACTATGACGTCGGTACCTTCTTTCTGTCTCGATCTCATTTACAGGCAAAGTTTTGTGGGATTGTAGATACTTTTGGGATGTTTGTCTTGAAACTTTAGTTTTGAGCAATTATAGATTTTATTGTGTCCGTTAAAAAAGACCTTCTGTACTTCATGTACCATTACCTGAAATATCCATAAATGTTGATGAATTGCCACTTCTTTTCTACATCTAGAGctgaatgacagaaaaaaagtttgatttacaaatttttaaaatattttatgattgaCTGTTCCTTATCACTCCCTCCCCATAGTAAATAGATGCCTGCCAATGCCCTGTGTGTGTTTCACTGGGAATTTGGAACAAGGCTGAAGACCAGTGGAAAAAACAAAGGCTTAAGGCTAGATGTCAGATCATATGTTAGCTATTCTATCAGCTTAGTAATGTTTTTGCCTGTGTGAAGACATAATCTACTTGTACCATTTCATAGAATTGTTTTAGAATGACATTTAAATCTTACTGGTTTtggactcttatttttcttttgaaggacTTTTAAACTTTAATTAACACTACTAGGTAGATGTTAAGTTCTTTGGAATTAGAAGGAGTATAATGTACAGATTATTTGACTAGAAAAATGCCTTATACAGAGTTTGTGTCCAATAGATTCATTGATTTCATCATGTTTTAGCATTCTTACCTACTTTGACtatcttaaattgttttttctttaaaaaacctgCAGATcataaaacatctttattttacacaaaagtaaattaaacaacataaaaGTCACCAGTAATCCTACCAATAAGAAGTAGCcgccattattaatatttttatagggagtatatatgtatatacacaagtttttaaaacaaaaagttgatCACACTGTAATATTGTTTtataacttgcttttttcacttaacttaTCACAAACGTATACCATACCAGTAAGTATATATTTGACATCATCATTTAATGGCTGCATAGCTTTCCATtgtacagtattttattttaccaataaATTATTGTTGGTAATTTAATACTTTTCCTCTTTATTcactatttaaagaaatactacAAGGTATATTATTGTAGCTAAATCTTTGAAAATGTCCttaattatatatacttatgtacagttatatgtaaatacataaactcCCAGAAGAGAAATTGCTGGATCAAACAATTTGCATGTTTTTAAGGCTTTGATACTTATTGCCAAATTGCCATTCATAAAGGTTGTACTTTTCACCCGAAAATGActacttttgcccattttcttcatGTTTGCTAATAGTGGGTACTgtaagggcattttttttttcttaagttcagaAAACTGAAATCTCTAGCTTCTGATAAATGCATGCTTTTTGCTCCACATTTTTAAACTGCTGACTGAAGCTGCATGATTAAGCATAACTACAGCCAGAGCCGCAGAGGAGCATGTAACCTGGAGAAACAGATGAGATCAGCTTTTTCAGTCTCTATCTGTGAGATGCTTACTTTATTCTAGTCCCAGTTGAATAAAGTGTTAAGTGTTAGTTctaacaaataatttaaatgactCCCACTTAACACCTGGAAATTACAAATAATCAAATATTCAGTTTCCTAAGTCTTCAGGGATTTGTGGGTTAGAAAGTACAGCAATTCATTTGGTTACTCAGAAATCATTCTTAAATAAGTAATGCTAAACTGTTCCTAAACTTCTtctaatttgttgttttttaacaaagCTTTCGATGTTAAAACTTAgcattgttgttttcttttagaaagttgGACACGgtcattttttcctgttaattCCTTGTGTTCTCATTACAGGCTATCCGAGTCACTCATGAGACCAGTGCCCATGAAGGTCAGACTGAGGTATTTCCCATTTTTCAAAACTTTCCTTGCCATGTGTAAGTCTAACCACAGTGTTCTCATATGGCATGTAGTTTTAGAAAACCacttggacttttttttcctttgaaggaaTCTGCTTATGTAAAAGTCGTCATGAAGTAGCACAAGAACATATATTGGTAAACTATTAGTAGGCACTTTGATATCAGCTGTCTCAGTCTGTCTGATCATTTAGACAGATTGCAAGTTGTGGGCTGTTTGCGTTCCCTATTAGAGTCCTCTGATTTGTGCAAGTGTTTCGAGAAAAATACCTGTGCTATAGTACGAGCAGATGAGCCTGTATGATTTCCAAGACTCTGTCATGCCCAACCTGTGGCAAAAAGCTGCGTCATTCTCTTTGCTCAGTAAATCTGTTCCAGGGCAATATGATGGTTTTTTACCATTTTCACTCGGGTAGCTAGTTCCTTACCTGGctcacctctcctctccttctcttgcctctttttttctttctcttggttgtcttcattccctcttcctttcttttccttccctctaaGCCTCATGTTTCTGCTCGTGGGAGGGGTGTCAAAAGGTGTTTCAGCAAGATGAATTAGAGTTCAGTTGAAGTTGTTTGGTGAATTCATAGCACATCTGAGTGTTAACACCAGAGAATTATAGATTTTCTTCCTTATCCATCTGGGACTTGAAACCATAGTTTTTCGTGTACAAAGATCATATTACCTTTATGCATTAAGAGTACttgaaaacacatttgaaaaatacctgatttaaaaatattggtcttggggcgcctgggtggcgcagtcggataagctccgacttcagccag
It encodes the following:
- the UCHL3 gene encoding ubiquitin carboxyl-terminal hydrolase isozyme L3 isoform X2 encodes the protein MEGQRWLPLEANPEVTNQFLKQLGLHPNWQFVDVYGMDPELLSMVPRPVCAVLLLFPITEKYEVFRTEEEEKIKSQGQDVTSSVYFMKQTISNACGTIGLIHAIANNKEKMHFESGSTLKKFLEESVSMSPEERARYLENYDAIRVTHETSAHEGQTEAPSIDEKVDLHFIALVHVDGHLYELDGRKPFPINHGETSDETLLEDAIEVCKKFMERDPDELRFNAIALSAA